Proteins encoded by one window of Procambarus clarkii isolate CNS0578487 chromosome 92, FALCON_Pclarkii_2.0, whole genome shotgun sequence:
- the LOC138359612 gene encoding nascent polypeptide-associated complex subunit alpha, muscle-specific form-like: MGTNSDGMTNKGGELQEKLDGLDEDGLDEDGLDEDGLDEDGLDEDGLDEDELDEDGLDEDGLDEDGLDEDGLDEDELDEDGLDEDGLDEDGLDEDGLDEDGLDEDGLDEDGLDEDGLQFTIDDVRTCLENYFTDDHCSNDNAVNASPTAALHQGSPSPRAALHQGSPSPGQPFTRAALHQGSPSPRPALHQDQPFIKTSPSPRAALHQDQPFTKTSPSPRAALHQDQPFTKGSPSPRAALHQGSPSPRPALHQDQPFAKTSPSPRAALHQDQPFTKTSPSLRAALHQDQPFTKGSPSPRPALHQDQPFTKGSPSPRPALHQDQPFTKTSPSLRAALHQDQPFTKTSPSPRPALHHDQPFTKTSPSPRAALHQDQPFTKTSPSPRGSPSPGQPFTKTSPSPRPALHQDQPFIKTSPSPRPALNQGQPFIKTSPSPRAALHQDQPFTKTSPSPRAALHQDQPFTKGSPSSRPALHQDQPFIKTSPSPRPALHQDQPFTKGSPSSRPALHQDQPFTKGSPSPRPALHQDQPFTKTSPSKRAALHQNQPFTKTSPSPRPALHQGQPFTKGSPSPRPALHQGQPFTKGSPSPRAALHQDQPFTKGSPSPRPALHQGQPFTKTSPSPRAALHKGQPFTKTRPSPRAAPHLGQPFTKGSPSPGQPFTKVSPSPGQPFTKGSPSPRSALHQGQPFTKGSPSPRGSPSPWAALHQGQPFTKGSPSPGQPFTKGSPSPRPALHQDQPFTKGSPSPRPALHQGQPFTKTSPSPRAALHQDQPFTKGSPSPRPALHQGAAPHQGQPFTKGSPSPRPALHQGQPFTKTSPSPRAALHQDQPFTKGQPLTKGSPSPKGSPSPRAALHQGQPFTKGQPLTKGSPSPKGSPSPRAALHQGQPFTKGSPSPRGSPSPRAALHQGAALHQGAAPHQGQPFTKGSPSPRAALHQGQPFTKGSPSPRAAPHQGQPFTKGSPSPRAAPHQGQPFTKGSPSPRAALHQGQPFTKGQPLTKGSPSPRAALHQGQPFTKGSPSPRGSPSPRAALHQDQPFTKGSPSPRPALHQGAAPHQGQPFTKGSPSPRPALHQGQPFTKGSPSPRAALHQGQPFTKGSPSPRAALHQGAAPHQGQPFTKGQPLTKGSPSPRAALHQGAALHQGQPFTKGSPSLNLISGQFTGNCSTQPLRGYTRGSTQPLRGYTRGSTQPLRGYTRGSTQPLRGYTRGSTQPLRGYTRGSTQPLRGYTRGSTQPLRGYTRGSTQPLRGYTRGSTQPLRGYTRGSTQPLRGYTRGSTQPLRGYTRGSTQPLRGYTRGSTQPLRGYTRGSTQPLRGYTRGSTQPLRGYTRGSTQPLRGYTRGSTQPLRGYTRGSTQPLRGYTRGSTQNQ; encoded by the exons gacggcctggatgaggacgggctggatgaggacgggctggatgaggacgggctggatgaggACGGCCTGGATGAGGACGGCCTGGATGAGGACGAACTGGATGAGGACGGCCTGGATGAGGACGGCCTGGATGAGGACGGCCTGGATGAGGACGGCCTGGATGAGGACGAACTGGATGAGGACGGCCTGGATGAGGACGGCCTGGATGAGGACGGCCTGGATGAGGACGGCCTGGATGAGGACGGCCTGGATGAGGACGGCCTGGATGAGGACGGCCtggatgaggacgggttgcaattcacaattgatgacgttcgaacatgtcTCGAAAACTACTTCACCGACGACCATTGTTCGAacgacaacgctgtaaatgcttcacccac GGCAGCCCTTCACCAGGGCAGCCCTTCACCAAGGGCAGCCCTTCACCAGGGCAGCCCTTCACCAGGGCAGCCCTTCACCAGGGCAGCCCTTCACCAGGGCAGCCCTTCACCAAGACCAGCCCTTCACCAAGACCAGCCCTTCATCAAGACCAGCCCTTCACCAAGGGCAGCCCTTCATCAAGACCAGCCCTTCACCAAGACCAGCCCTTCACCAAGGGCAGCCCTTCATCAAGACCAGCCCTTCACTAAGGGCAGCCCTTCACCAAGGGCAGCCCTTCACCAGGGCAGCCCTTCACCAAGACCAGCCCTTCATCAAGACCAGCCCTTCGCCAAGACCAGCCCTTCACCAAGGGCAGCCCTTCATCAAGACCAGCCCTTCACCAAGACCAGCCCTTCACTAAGGGCAGCCCTTCACCAAGACCAGCCCTTCACTAAGGGCAGCCCTTCACCAAGACCAGCCCTTCACCAAGACCAGCCCTTCACCAAGGGCAGCCCTTCACCAAGACCAGCCCTTCACCAAGACCAGCCCTTCACCAAGACCAGCCCTTCACTAAGGGCAGCCCTTCACCAAGACCAGCCCTTCACCAAGACCAGCCCTTCACCAAGACCAGCCCTTCATCATGACCAGCCCTTCACCAAGACCAGCCCTTCACCAAGGGCAGCCCTTCATCAAGACCAGCCCTTCACCAAGACCAGCCCTTCACCAAGG GGCAGCCCTTCACCAGGGCAGCCCTTCACCAAGACCAGCCCTTCACCAAGACCAGCCCTTCACCAAGACCAGCCCTTCATCAAGACCAGCCCTTCACCAAGACCAGCCCTTAACCAAGGGCAGCCCTTCATCAAGACCAGCCCTTCACCAAGGGCAGCCCTTCACCAAGACCAGCCCTTCACCAAGACCAGCCCTTCACCAAGGGCAGCCCTTCATCAAGACCAGCCCTTCACCAAGGGAAGCCCTTCATCAAGACCAGCCCTTCACCAAGACCAGCCCTTCATCAAGACCAGCCCTTCACCAAGACCAGCCCTTCACCAAGACCAGCCCTTCACCAAGGGCAGCCCTTCATCAAGACCAGCCCTTCACCAGGACCAGCCCTTCACCAAGGGCAGCCCTTCACCAAGACCAGCCCTTCACCAAGACCAGCCCTTCACCAAGACCAGCCCTTCAAAAAGGGCAGCCCTTCACCAAAACCAGCCCTTCACCAAGACCAGCCCTTCACCAAGACCAGCCCTTCACCAAGGGCAGCCCTTCACCAAGGGCAGCCCTTCACCAAGACCAGCCCTTCACCAAGGGCAGCCCTTCACCAAGGGCAGCCCTTCACCAAGGGCAGCCCTTCACCAAGACCAGCCCTTCACCAAGGGCAGCCCTTCACCAAGACCAGCCCTTCACCAAGGGCAGCCCTTCACCAAGACCAGCCCTTCACCAAGGGCAGCCCTTCACAAAGGGCAGCCCTTCACCAAGACCAGGCCTTCACCAAGGGCAGCCCCTCACCTAGGGCAGCCCTTCACCAAAGGCAGCCCTTCACCAGGGCAGCCCTTCACCAAGGTCAGCCCTTCACCAGGGCAGCCCTTCACCAAGGGCAGCCCTTCACCAAGATCAGCCCTTCACCAAGGGCAGCCCTTCACCAAGGGCAGCCCTTCACCAAGGGGCAGCCCTTCACCATGGGCAGCCCTTCACCAAGGGCAGCCCTTCACCAAAGGAAGCCCTTCACCAGGGCAGCCCTTCACCAAGGGCAGCCCTTCACCAAGACCTGCCCTTCACCAAGACCAGCCCTTCACCAAGGGCAGCCCTTCACCAAGACCAGCCCTTCACCAAGGGCAGCCCTTCACCAAGACCAGCCCTTCACCAAGGGCAGCCCTTCACCAAGACCAGCCCTTCACCAAGGGCAGCCCTTCACCAAGACCAGCCCTTCACCAAGGGGCAGCCCCTCACCAAGGGCAGCCCTTCACCAAGGGTAGCCCTTCACCAAGACCAGCTCTTCACCAAGGGCAGCCCTTCACCAAGACCAGCCCTTCACCAAGGGCAGCCCTTCACCAAGACCAGCCCTTCACCAAGGGGCAGCCCCTCACCAAGGGCAGCCCTTCACCAAAGGGCAGCCCCTCACCAAGGGCAGCCCTTCACCAAGGGCAGCCCTTCACCAAGGGGCAGCCCCTCACCAAGGGCAGCCCTTCACCAAAGGGCAGCCCCTCACCAAGGGCAGCCCTTCACCAAGGGCAGCCCTTCACCAAGGGCAGCCCTTCACCAAGGGGCAGCCCTTCACCAAGGGCAGCCCTTCACCAAGGGGCAGCCCTTCACCAAGGGGCAGCCCCTCACCAAGGGCAGCCCTTCACCAAGGGCAGCCCTTCACCAAGGGCAGCCCTTCACCAAGGGCAGCCCTTCACCAAGGGCAGCCCTTCACCAAGGGCAGCCCCTCACCAAGGGCAGCCCTTCACCAAGGGCAGCCCTTCACCAAGGGCAGCCCCTCACCAAGGGCAGCCCTTCACCAAGGGCAGCCCTTCACCAAGGGCAGCCCTTCACCAAGGGCAGCCCTTCACCAAGGGGCAGCCCCTCACCAAGGGCAGCCCTTCACCAAGGGCAGCCCTTCACCAAGGGCAGCCCTTCACCAAGGGCAGCCCTTCACCAAGGGGCAGCCCCTCACCAAGGGCAGCCCTTCACCAAGACCAGCCCTTCACCAAGGGCAGCCCTTCACCAAGACCAGCCCTTCACCAAGGGGCAGCCCCTCACCAAGGGCAGCCCTTCACCAAGGGTAGCCCTTCACCAAGACCAGCTCTTCACCAAGGGCAGCCCTTCACCAAGGGCAGCCCCTCACCAAGGGCAGCCCTTCACCAAGGGCAGCCCTTCACCAAGGGCAGCCCTTCACCAAGGGCAGCCCTTCACCAAGGGGCAGCCCCTCACCAAGGGCAGCCCTTCACCAAGGGGCAGCCCCTCACCAAGGGCAGCCCTTCACCAAGGGCAGCCCTTCACCAAGGGGCAGCCCTTCACCAAGGGCAGCCCTTCACCAAGGGCAGCCCCTCGCTAAACTTAATCTCTGGTCAGTTTACAG GGAACTGTTCCACCCAACCATTACGCGGCTACACGCGGGGTTCCACCCAACCATTACGCGGCTACACGCGGGGTTCCACCCAACCATTACGCGGCTACACGCGGGGTTCCACCCAACCATTACGCGGCTACACGCGGGGTTCCACCCAACCATTACGCGGCTACACCCGGGGTTCCACCCAACCATTACGCGGCTACACCCGGGGTTCCACCCAACCATTACGCGGCTACACCCGGGGTTCCACCCAACCATTACGCGGCTACACCCGGGGTTCCACCCAACCATTACGCGGCTACACGCGGGGTTCCACCCAACCATTACGCGGCTACACGCGGGGTTCTACCCAACCATTACGCGGCTACACGCGGGGTTCCACCCAACCATTACGCGGCTACACCCGGGGTTCCACCCAACCATTACGCGGCTACACGCGGGGTTCCACCCAACCATTACGCGGCTACACCCGGGGTTCCACCCAACCATTACGCGGCTACACGCGGGGTTCTACCCAACCATTACGCGGCTACACCCGGGGTTCCACCCAACCATTACGCGGCTACACCCGGGGTTCCACCCAACCATTACGCGGCTACACCCGGGGTTCCACCCAAAATCAATGA